In Diadema setosum chromosome 2, eeDiaSeto1, whole genome shotgun sequence, the DNA window CGGTTAAGGAGGTGGCCAGGAGACTAGGGGTTTCACCCAATGCCATAAGGAAACTTAGAGCAAAGTTTCAGGAAACTGGAGAGGACAAGGATTTGCCAAGAAGTGCTCGACCATAGAAAATGCACACATTAAGTGCAACAATTTTCCCAatacattttgacataaaatgcatttccccccaccaataatgatatctggtgacAATGATATACCAcccatgttatgagtaataaaattctcTATCCATTCCCgcttgaattatgaaaatcggtaaaatacttattgagatatatccaaaaatgttagggggaacttacttttttggttGAGTGTATATACGGTATATAAACATGTTATTTTAAATCTTATAATTGTTCTTGTGCTTGTATTACTATTACTCTCTACTGAAAATATGAACATTCTTGTCATATTACTGTATTGTCTTTACTCCTTCTTATGCCTTGTGATGCTACAGCTACTATAGGCCAGCGACTTGATATATACCAGAATCTGGTTCACATTGTCTTGTCAATTCAATGAAATTGTAGGCACTAACCGATCGTATGGTGTCTATGTACAGAAAACCTATGTCGGGCATACTTTGTGCGTTATACAGGTATCATACACGCGCAGGAACAAACCATAGACAGAATCCGTAGATAACGTGTATACGAATATCTTTTCGAACTCATAATTATATCGTATAGGGCCTACGTTGCACGGGTTTCTTGTGTGTTGTTACATGTGTTACCGCGCAGTGCATTTATCCATTTACACAGGCTGTTGTGATAGTAGTCATGTCGAGGCCATTATGGCATCGCAAGGAAACGTGGGGTGTGTGCGATTGTGATACATTTGTACTTAGAGTTCCTGCGCCCGCATGCTGCATCGTAGGCTGTATCATTCATCACTCCAccatttaatgaaaatgaagcaGGACATAGACAGATTGTTTACATGTTTCCggttcttctttatttcttcttcagTACCAGAGGTAAAATAGGAAAACGGCTATAACACACGGCGCAGGGCTTTCCAGAGAGAAAGGGGCAGACAGACAGATCGACAGATATACAGACAGAGGGAGGAAGCGAAGGTGCACATGGGAGAtggacaggggggggggggggtctggagACCCATAGACCAAGCTTAAGGAGCTATCTAATACCGTTATTTCACTTTCTTCGTCGGGAATCTTCTATAATAAAATCTGATTGGATATTTCCCCTATAGATTATATAGTTTGATAATAGAGTCAAATCCAATTGAGTGATGTATTCCTACTGATCATGGGATCTTGATATTATGTGTtacaagaaatatacaattgtTTTGACGCTTGTGTTATCCATGTATactgttttgaaatgaaaataaaaaaggaattaaTTGAATTACTGAAGGGAATCATTTCTATTTGAGTGGCGTGTTTTCTACCTGGCCAGTTCGTGACTCGCTTACTTTTCTTTATAATCAGCCGTAATCCTTGTACCTGTCGTGCATGGTAAACTCTAAACATACTACCTTGGAATCTGACTTTCCTATTTACACCAACACCTATCAGTAAGTTGCTTACTGCGTAATGATATATCATAGATGTATCTTAGTATATGATATCATACTAACATCTTAGTTTTTATAAGAAAACTTTGTAGTCTCTAGATAGTGCCCGCAAATTGGTTCATATTCGCTACATGAACATTTAATCTATGTTAAACATAATGCAcagtatcatcatcatattgttgttgttttttaattgagaaatatgaacaaTTCAAAAACTTAAGGGAAAAAATTGAATCGAATCAATGCAATTTTCTATAAATATAAATTCTACATTTTGTTAAATGATCAAACATAATAAGAGGCTGTCTATGAGGACAATCCAAGTAATGTTCGTGATGTTGCCAGTCTTTAGATTATTTTCGCTCACCGAGTGTTGTTATAATATTGCATTACCCCTTTGATAACTTAGACAGAATtaaaaaatgggctttagaatctctgcaatctgattggtcaattatcatacattgatttttactgatccacactgagcgatgcgtccggtaaaatccgaacgtATGGCTCAAGCCTCGTAtagtgttgtaggtgtaccggaCGCATGATGGGAAAAAAGggttgaatttcatgaatttactgacccattttataaaacaaatgatacgCAGCCCTAATTCTTGGATCAGTAAGAATTGGATGAAACAGTCTATTCCAACTCCGCGTCCAATTTTCACTGATCCATTCTGTCCTTTGCATCATTAGTATATATTAATCCACTGTTACTGTTGGTTTCATCTGTTTACGAGTCTTTGTATCGAAGAATTGCCAATCCATTACCAGTGATTGCTCATGACAGTCCTGAAAGCATCCCtaaacattttgataaattaataGCACCGGGCGTCAAAAAGTGCCGACAGTGTGATATGCGATCACGGTCCTGTAGTTGTACTGTCCATGCAGTATCCCCTGTAAAGGATCATCTCCTCTTGCGATATGATATTCCGACATCGCACCAAATTGAACGCGCACTCGCTCTGGTACGTTCCCACCGTCGTACAGACGGGATCGAGAATGAGCTCGCAGGTTGTTGGGCAGGGCAGCGGCGTCGTCGACTCGGGACCGGAAGTAGCGGGCTCCGTTGCTGGTGGGTTGGTACTCACTGGTCGAACTGTTGTTGGGCGATTGGTCAGTGGCGGCTGTGTTGTTGTCACACGGCGTGGCCTCGTCGTTGGCGGCGCTTGTGTTGTTCTCCGTGTGGTTGTGGGAGGAGGTCGTCTTGTTACCGGCCCTGAAATTAGAAAACACATAACGGATAAATAACTCTTTCTTACACTACCTTGGGTaaagtgacaataaaaaaaaaaatgaccctgTCTAATCAGTTGAAAATAATTGTCAAGTAAGCTCTGCGTGTTGTATAGCTATTTCTGAGCATATTCCTATCCTCCATTCCTATCTTCTATTGCTGCTGctgcagatgatgatgatgataataatttttgtgtgtatgtgtgtgtgcgcgcgcgtgtatATCAAGAATGACCGTCTGTTCAGCGTCAGGTGTATTTCAGGAAAGCCTTTTCCTCAGAGAATTTAAGGAAGACAAAAGTCATTTGTCGCTGCGTACATTCCAGTATAAAAGGGTTGGAATGGGTGTACAATACTGTGGTATTGTGGCTACACAGGACGTTGGGTTTATGTTTTACATACTATTATTATGTTGCTGTAATCATGGTAGCGCGTCAGGTCGGGTCAGGTCAACTCTTCTCCATATATGTCTGTTTAGGTCTATACAACTTCTTCGTTTTCCTTTCAGGTGTCCAACGAAGACACACTCTAGGAAAAGAGTTTGCGTCCATTAGTAAGACATGTCCAATCCATCTCCAACTCTTCCTGGTGATTGGTTTCCAGGTCCTCAGTGCAACACTGTATAGACGAGGGTGCGGTTGGAAATCTTGTTGGGCCAATGGGTGCGCAGGATTCTACCTGCAGATATGTCGCGTGAAATGCCGATAGCTTATTTAATGTAACAGgcaattgggggggggggggggaatgagagTAACAGCGCCCTCTCTGAGAGAATAATGCAGACACTGGAGCTGGAGAGGACGTGAAGGGTGTCTTGGTAAATAGTCCATGGTGCTAAATCATTATCCTAGTTTTTGGAGGTTAGATCATGAGAAAATAGTACCATATATCGTCAGGTTGATTTCCGGCAATTCTTACTTTTTGTCGTTCTTGGCCTCGGTTGCAGCCGGCAGGGCCCCCGGTAAGCCACCCTCACGTTTACGCCCTCATTGCAGGCGTATCTCCTCAGATGGCAAGCCGACCAGAACGTTATACTGTTTGTCCCACACACCATGGATTGTCGTGACGGGGTCCGGCAATATCTGATGCAGTTCTTCTGGGCTGTGAGAAAGTTACAATGGGAGCAGAGACAAGTTTCGTTGAAatacttcttttattttgaaattcttttaTGGTGGGTGTGTTGCAAACATTTACATGTTACAACAAAGTGCATAATCACAAACCGCGATTTTCATTTGAGCGTTTCAACTATTTAAGCAGTATTGTTTTCAGCTTGTAGCTTGCTGCCTCGCGAACATATATTATTCTAATTACTCTTCTTAATTGTTCTATACTTCAAAgtggttgtggggggggggggaggggagctcATGCTCGGTTTACATCTTTGCAATGGTGCTGTGATAAACCAGAACGCAGGATATGCATAATATTTAGCCCTACTGTCTATACACGTATAGCAAAAAGTGGAAGACTGAGAGGTAACCCAAATCAATATTTTACAGAGTGTCCGTTGTTCATTCAGTGATCAAAAATTCTGTCTTCAGAATCTTTGTAATCTGATACGCTGCTTGCCATGTAAAgcatttctattttgtgtccACATTAGTTACTTTGTATagtattctttttttggggggaaatgaaaattaagtttcaagaagtgaattcatatatatttttttcagtaGATATTATTGCACAAGAtcatagataaaaaaaaagcaatattcaTGAAAGAATATGTTTCAAACGAGACAGTATTTTGTGTCGTTAAAAATCGGTTTGAAAATATTTCCGTgtgcaaagaagaagaagaagaagaagaagaaagaatgaaggTGAATATACCTTCTCTCTTTGCTCACCCGcaattatttgaatatgaacaaattttgagttttttcttttcttttctttttttttttgtggcaaaaACAGAGCCATAGAAGTGTAGATTAAAagagtgtgttttctttttgcacTAAAGGTGGACACTAAAATTGACACTGACTTATTTCTCGAACATTGGTATGCTCTACCGCCATCTCTTGACTCGCTATCATCAGTAATCGTTAACTGCTGTTCGGTACATCATACGCTGTCCTCTTTCGTGCTTTTTCGttggaaagggggaggggaggggtgttACAATATTGTCAGTAAGGAATTGAGTAATGAAGCACGTCATATTATTGTAATAATATCAAATGCTGATTGTTTGAGTGACGAAATACATTGTAGACAAAGGCACCCATTACCGACGAGCAACAGGTACTATGGATCAATACTCTTTTTTGAAATGACTGTGACTTATGTCGGCTGtaacgagggggggggggggggggggaggaggaggagggggttgGCTTCCAAAATAAGAAGTTAAAAATTATTCCATGGGTTATGAATTGACTCAAGCGCATTCTTATGTCAGGGCATAAATCAACTATTGTTAGGTATTGCTACTGAAGCCCCCTGTTATGGCTGTAATAAATATTCACATAAAAAACAGCACCCAAACAGAGCAGGTTTGTTTTGCTCCATAGAATTAACGGTAGTGGAGTATTAAGGTATCTACACCAATGAATGCTGCCAAGTGAAATGCCTATAAACAGCAATAAAACTATTATTAACCAGAATCTATAACGGTTGTAGAGAGAAAGGAAGTTACAGGCATTGTAAGACATAACTCAGTATACTGTGCATGATTACGGCGATAATAatgatctacatgtatattacttttCTTTTGCATGGCTAGTCTAGATATTTTGAAGAGTAGGATGCCGTATTGGCTTGGTGTATGTGAATGGATGTGCTTGTGTTCGTGTTTCTGGGTGCTCGTGTTTGTGTATAGGTCTacgcatgtgtgtgtttatgtttgtctGTATAGATGTTTTCTGTCCATATACAGCAATAAATATTATGTGTGAGAAGTTTTCACCGTGCCAATATTCATCGCTCACAGGGTTGTTGCTCTTTCACACAAGGCCAGTCTGGCAGGTCCTGGTCAAAGGACATAGGGGTTTGGCTCGAAATTAGGTGTGAAAGCATGTTTGTCAGTTTCACATTGGTGATGTTCGTTATCCTGATgtgaaggttcgtcaatccaaaaatgaaaagaaggtgcgtGTGGACGAACCTTAGGAATTatagccttatttcattttctgatttacgGACCTTGAAGATTGGAAAACCTCATTTCAtacacatttcattcatatatatgAGCATTGTTGCATATTCTGACATTGTCATacctcctctttctttctttctttctttctttctttctttctttctttctttctttctttctttctttctttctttcatgtaatttaCTTTGGTAAGAAGCTACCTTGAGTCGAATAACGACCAATCTAATCTCCATAATTAATTGAATTCAGGCCATGACTGATTATCTTGTATGTTAGGGTAAGATGACGCGCGTAAGGTCTCACAATTAAGTTCAAATCATTCTCCGTAGTCAAAAATGTTATTAAAATACTAATGACATCTGAATAAAATCTACAAATTTGTCAACCTTTCCAACAACAGATAATGAGTTCATACCAGGCTAGGTGACTTATTTTTGATAAGTTTCCCAGTATTTATATTAAGTATCTTTGATATGACAAAATGATAGATGAATGATCTGCTTGATACGATAGTAAGGATGAAGCTTATTCTGTACCAAGTTTTCTGCTTGTCTGCATTCACGGCACAAAACAGACATCCTCTCTCAAATTCGTAATATACCTCAACCATCTCCCGCCCATTGTGCCATAAAACTCTAACATCCTTTCTCCAAAGCCGTAATACCACAACCATCTCCCGGTAACTATGGCAACACAGAAAGTGGGATGGCATCATGCACCTACCAGGCTGAGATACATCTTCATCCTCTTCACTCTCGTCGTTCTCCTCTTCGCTGTCATCTGCACGAACTGTCAGGAGCAGACAAGCCAAGAGAACCAGGCAAGCGAGCGTATACGTCTTACACAGCATAGCTGTatgaatgcagaaatgaaaggaaattttgtaaagaaaatcGCCACTCCAGCAGCTCTTGTTAAACAGTCAGGGAAAGGATCAAATTCACACTCCTTTACACGGTATTGGATGGAGATATCCATGTTCTTTTGTGATAAGCACCACACCATCTACTGAGCACAAGAATGAGAAAATCAGTACATTATATGCAGGTatgcaaggggaaaaaaaaaggaaaaatatgatGAACAGTGACACTGCAATGCCAATATTATTGTTGCAACGGTATTTCACATGTCAGAACAGATTTTCATCCATTAATAATACACAGGAATTAGCAGTTCAATAGGATTGTCTTCGTTCTAATCAAGACGAGAACTGTCAAGAAATATTACTGTTTTACAGTGACACCTTGCATCATCTTacttaatttgtttgtaaaattgAATATTCTTGAATGATCAATACATGGCCCCCAAAATActgaatttcatttgaaatcatgcattttactgTCTTACCAGTTTACGAATAACAAAGAACAAAGGAAGGTGAAGTTTGTACAGCCTATTACTGGCTAATTAGTAGagagataataatgataacgaacATAGTATCTAAGCCACTTGTGCAAGTCAATAAGAATAAGGATAGTTATAAACACTAATTTCGTTCGCAGTGAGAAACATGGTGAGGCCTACACCTTCGAGCATAGTTTGGAAACCATGTGgcttaaaaaaaggaaataaaagaaaagaaaagaaatgaaagcgcACCGGGTGCTTTGctttattatcttcttctttttttcttttttttttgaagataaaAGTATGAGTGAAATCGCACAATAACAGGGGAcaagctttttctttttcttttttttaaatttatttttttattttcttggctTCTCAgttgatgaaacccggaagtcgCTCCTTTGCTTTGCGCCCTCCTTTTTTAACGGAATTTCTGGATTTGCCAATGGAAACGTTCCACTTTCTACAAGCAATTGCACTGTACGGTATGATATAAAGACACAAATTGCGGACACAAAATGtgcaagataatgagaaaccattGTGTTGGCAAAGTGAAAACAGTTCGAAATCTATGCCCATTCCATTTAGAGGTCACCCTTACTTTTAGCTCCTTATTTCTTTCCCACAGGGGTTGGCCGCTTACAAAATGAGTCATGCTGAGTAATTTGCAGTTCCGACTCAGTGCTTGATAGCAGTGTATGAAAATATAGATATCCTGTATACTGAGATTTTAGTATAAAGGGGAACTCAGTAGTCCCCCAGGCGGCAGTCAAGGCACATGCACGGTTATTACTCAACCCCTCGTTGCAGTATCGTGTCACCTCACAGTCGATGATAAGCCATAATATATTTAATGATACCGTTTGAAGTGAAAATTGCTGACTTTtaattaatttgatgaaatccATTCGAAATCGCGTTTTGTCTGTCACCTATTGTTTCCAACCGACGGCATTTTCCGGGGCCGGCACTGCGTTTGCCATATCTGTACCGAAATcgactgacaagcaaaaatgaaaaaaaaaaaaaaaaaaaaactcaacaagaacaaaaacaaaaacaaaaacgaaacaaagaatgaaaaaacataaacaagaaCAGTCTTGGCTGCCACACGCTATCATTTCTGCATAAAAGTGCCCCCACCTGTTGCACCGGCCCTATTTCCACCTTTATCATCGGTATCAGACTATCAAAACGAACCGTTCAATTTCACTGTGGTTACGATTTTACATATGAGTTTCTGACACGACGCCATTTCCATCCCTCAGTAGCGTTATAGGGTGTTGAATTCACTCTGGTCTTCGTATGTAAACGGAGATGATATTATCCGGGTATGAATTCCGTGATCAAAGCGACAGTGAAGCTATCTATCAACCTAGGATGATATCATTATGTGACCTACCCCATTTCGGGAGAGCATTTAACTTTACTATGCGATGAGATGAATAAAGCTTATTCTGAAAGAATACGATGTatgttgatttaaaaaattaaaaaaaagctaACATTGGGTTTGTGATTAGGACGTTGAGAGATGCATTGGCAGCCTACAAGAAATGGAGCCGCGAATCAAGCATGAATTTGATTAACTTTAGTTTAGGTGGTCcacatttgcttttgtttgatttgggttttttgaAGACTTTGAGATAACTACTGCGTCGCCGGGCTGCGTGGTCTCTTCAACAAACGCTCAGCATCCTCAGGCCTTGCTTGAAGGCACCTGTGGCGCGTGGTTACTGGCgcgttaaagggatcgtacagttttggttgagacttaatttcaggtttctaacatttttggtgagataatgagaaacctcttatgaaatatgaaagagcatgtaattctatgaggaattcaacgtttatttgatgaaaattggttttgaaatggccgagatttccaaaaaagagcaattctaaaaaagtgtgggacccacactttattacgatcgctttgttttactttgtttttagatgtttcagtcattccaaacccgattttcatcaaataaactttgaattcctcttaaaatggcatgctctgtactatatcataagtctTTTCCTGGTATCtggcaaaaagataaaagcccaattctcatctccaccaatactctACCATCTCTTTAACTTCCTCCAACTTTTATTTCGAAAGTCTAcaatttcttctctctctctctctctctctctttttttttttctgtctcagaTGCACCGTATGTTGACGTCACCCCTGACAATGGATGCGTCAATAAGGAAGACCAGTCAGTAGTATGAGGTACGTGCCAGATCATTAGAGGTGATAGAAGTGAACAGCTGACAACCCTTGAGACTTCAAGGACACGATGTTAAGAAGAAGATTCCCCATTCAGGATGTTTTCAGTGCTGCGAAAACCGAAGTGCAGAGTCATACCAGTAATGACTTCAAGCTTCCGGAAACCAGAAGCAATTAACCTTTGACTCATCTTCAAGAACGTCAGCAAAGCAGCTAGAGTTAACAATCTGCGCATGAGCAGACGATGACTATACTAACTGTGCTCTTACAGAGCGCGATTTCCGAAATCTGCAGAGTTTTAAACATTTAAAAACATTATCGGGCTATAATTCGCACAGCTATACGGTGTACGCTGACGGCACTATGCAAAAACGGGATCTCTCATCTCCGACGCTGTGTGACAAGCTCAAATCTTTGAGCTTTCCCGCGTTTGGGGAAGTGATGATGTTAGAATGTACGATTTAAGCTGGTACTGATTCATCCAGGGTTTCTTTTTTCTACGTTTCTTGTGACCTGTGCTAAATAAAACCAAAACCTCTGCAATGCACTTCCTTGAATAGCATatgcattaaaaatgaaaaaagataaCGCCTGCAGTTTGTCACTTGCCTTATGGGAAGCAATATAGTctttcagatttttctttttggcatCGTAGAATGTGAATTCGTGAAAATTAGTTCTTATCGTACGGCATTAGCATTAAGCGATATTCCATGTAGAAAATGATCacaattgttattgttgtttacattatgattatgattaccaTCATGTTTTGAGAGCCTTACATTGTGCATAAACGCACTTAGCATTAACAGGTAATTGTAGCTGTTTATTATATACAACTATAACTATTTTATCAATCAGGGACAAGGATAAAACTTAAGCGAATCAGTCTGTGAACTCCAAGCGACCTTCAGAGGTGGAATTGCAAAGAAGTGATATGTCTGTGTAGTATGTTCCATCACTAAACTGTTGAAGTTGTTGAACGTTGTTTAAAGTGCGAGAGACACCATGTTAAGCATCGCGTTATAAAGCCACTATATACATGCAATCTATGGCGTTACGCTTTGAGCAATAACCCGTAGCGTGTAAATTGTACTGATAAACAAGTACTAGTATTACAAGAATTCATTACCATTGCCACGGTTATTTCAGTTTTTATCATCAGTATCAAAATATACATTAGTAGGCTTATTTAGGCCTACGTACATAACATGAACGCGCATGACGATTATTAGAGATAATTCAAGTTGAGCTGTAACAGCATGAAGTATAGATATCCACATGACATAATCGTCAGTGCTTGGTTATGTCTTGAcaaccaccccctcccctctaAGAAAACACAATAAGAAAGATATACGCTAGgattgaagaaaacaaacattacaAGGATGGTATTTCGTTCAGTATggaggaagagagaggaaaacaTGTTCTTGTAGTAATATACgcgtgatttttgtttttattattttttttttgtgtgtgtgtgaattgtgTAAAAATACGTCAGTTGTCTTCAGAAGGGTGAATGTGATCTTGTACTAATCTCTCGTTTCCTCGACACCAGACGAGACAATCAGCAGAATCTTCTGTTCATATTTGAAATCGTTGATTCACTTCAGGTCTTTGACGTGAATGGAGGGTGATGACGTGGTCCCCCCTTGAGACTTGCGTGCATGTTTGCATCTTGCACACAGCTGTAAGGAAGACTACTGACAGACGGAATGAAAAGTGCAACAACCCCAAACAGTCGTTCAGTATCTCAAGTGAGTTCTCTCAGGGGTATGATACACACGAGATTGGATACAttgttttacacacacacacacacacacacacacacacacacacattatatatatatatatatatatatatatatatatatataattggcAGCAAAACTAGCACATAGACGTGGCTGATGTTGGGTTGCACCCCTTTATtcaagctttcgggcgaaaTGCCCTTCTTCAGGATTGTATTGGTGCTGAGTGCGGTCTTGTGATGTTTTGCTGCCAATTATATTAACTGTCCTTGCACCGCACCGCCATGTTGTGGTTAAGTCCTCTGctgtcactatatatatatatatatatatatatatatatatatatatatatatgtatatatatatatatatatatatatatatatatatatatatatatatatatatatgtatatatatatatatatatatatatatatatatatatatgtatatatatatatatatatatatatatatatatatatatatatatgtgtgtgtatttaagaTCTTCTAACTTCTCTCTATCCCACTGAAGACAAAGTTAATACGCTAGCTCTATTTTGCCTACTGAGTATACGTGAATTTAAATGGCGCAGCAAATATTACCACAGGCTAACTTGAAATCAACTACTTTTACACAAGCGACTTGATATTTTACAATCTATTAATGAGACGATGTCAATATCTTTGGCACAGAGTATgtacactgcacacacacacacacacacactttatttaataattatatacagtgtctatatattatagaaagagAGTATATATACAATGACAACGAATAACGAACATCAAGACTGATATTCCTTGAACAAGTTATTAAATCAAAGTTTCACAAAAGAGACCAATTGCTTAGATActgttttcaacattttgttaaTCTCTTCAACATCTTTATCATTTCTGAGTCCTCATACCATATTCATATCCGTAGAAAGTATTATACATAGTGACTTtgaaatacaagtacatcaaaTTACCCCAGCTTTtcagatatgtgtgtgtgtatgtgtgagagtGTTTGTGTTTTACATGTAAATAAACATCACAACTGTTAAGTAGTGTTTTGGCTAGTGTATCAACTGAGAATAGTCTAACCAGTATCATTGATATCCTGTATTTGTTCAActcaaaaggtcaaaagatctAGGCTTATTAGAATATCGGGGATTTGCCCAAAAGTAGTCTATATACCATACTGAAGGACAAaacctttttgtttttctttctgcaaaaGTGGCGTATGCATGTTTTGCATGTAAGACAAACCCCTCCCTCTAACAACTTTGACAACATGTAGCCCTTGAAAGAAGACTACTTTACTTTAATACTGTCCATTCGTAGATAGACACCATAAGTGATATTACCATATATCAAAAAGGTACAAGATGCAGCATACTCCCGTGTCAGAAATAACAACGACTAAAATAGTTTTCTTATTCAAATGAATTTTACTTTGAATTTAAGTTGAAC includes these proteins:
- the LOC140245984 gene encoding uncharacterized protein, yielding MVCGTNSITFWSACHLRRYACNEGVNVRVAYRGPCRLQPRPRTTKRPVTRRPPPTTTRRTTQAPPTTRPRRVTTTQPPLTNRPTTVRPVSTNPPATEPATSGPESTTPLPCPTTCELILDPVCTTVGTYQSECAFNLVRCRNIISQEEMILYRGYCMDSTTTGP